GGCGGTGATCGCCCGCCGACCCTTCACGATCGCGTTGATGCGGCTCTCCGGCACGCTGATGGCCAGCGCCAATCGGTACTGGCTGATCCCCATCGGCTTGAGGAACTCCTCCAGCAGCACCTCGCCCGGGGGCACGAGCATCACGTCAGTGGTAGTCAACGATCTCGACCTCCTCTGGCCCGGCTTCCGTCCAGATGAAGCAGAGCCGGAACTGGTCGTTGATGCGGATGCTGTGCTGGCCATGGCGGTTCCCCCTGAGTGGCTCCAGGCGATTGCCTGGTGGAACTTGTAGATCGTTGAGGCAGGCGGCCGCATCGAGGATGGCGAGCTTCCGGAAAGCGACGCGAGCGAAGCTTCCAAAGCGGCGCCCCGGCTTGCCTTCAAAGAGGGCCTGGGTGTCGCGGCAACGAAACGACCTGATCACACCGTTACCTTACCCCCGCCGGACGTAGGCACGCCAGGCAGTGGTGCCGGGCGAAGGCGATCACGCGCTGACATGGCGGCCTGGCTTGCCTGTGTTCCTCCTCTTGCAAGTGCCACCCCCGTCACACCCCCGCCAGGATGCCCCCAGGCCCCCGCCCCAGCACAGGACATCGCCCGCCAGATCCTGGAAAGCGCATGCTGGGCCGGGTTCACCTTCAACGGCATCACCGCCTGTGGCGATGGCCACGACAGCCTGATCGGCGGCGACGAGCTGAGCGATGGCGAGCGCGACGCGCTGCTGGAGCTCTGCCGCCAGCGCCTCGATGCCTTCCGCGAGCAGCGCGGCGAAGAGGTGTTTGCCCACCGCAGCAGCCACCGCACCCCGATCAGCGGCTCGGTGAACTACAGAGTTCACCGATGCGCCCGGGGCCGCTGCGAGTGCTGCGGGGCCCATGAGCACCAGCGCGCCTTGGAGGTGGACCACATAGTGCCCAAAAATCAGGGCGCCTCCGACGCCATCAGCAACCTGCAGGCCCTCTGCTTCCGCTGCAACGCCGGCAAGCGCGACGGCTGTTTGCCTACGCAAGAGGGCGCACCGACTTCCGCGGCGTGCAGGCCAGCTACGGCCACCGCGTAGCGGGCTGTGCGTTCTGCTCGCTGGAGGGCAGCGGCCGGGTGCTGCTGGAGAACGAGTTGGCGTTCTGCATCGCCGATGCCTATCCCGTGAGCGAGGGGCACAGCCTGGTGATCCTGCGTCGTCATGGGGCCGATGGGCTGGAGCTGCACCAGCCGGAGTGGAACGCCGTGGTGGACCTGCTGAAGCTGCGGCGGGAGCAACTGAGTGCCCAGGACGCCACGATCAGTGGCTGGGCTGGTTTGCTCAACGCAAGAGGGGGGCTGAATTCAGACGAAGCGGCAGGGCTAACGGTGTTTTAGGCGCACTGGCATCTGATTCCGAGGCGCGAGGGGGATTGCGAGCAGCCACGGGGTGGGGTGCGGGGGGTGATTGCGGAGAAGCAGGGCTATTGAGACCGAGTTAATTCTCCGGTTCGACGGAGACCGCAATAAGCGTGAAACTGCCTAGACAGACAAGCGCAGACTATTGCGTGCGCGCGAAGTGTTTTCGCCTGGCCGAGCGCGGTGTGTTGCCGAAGGAGTCTCTCCACCAGTCGTCGGTTCGCAACGGCTTCGGAGGATCACTGGCATCGCGCAACTGGAGGGACTCACGAAAGGCGTGATGGCTGTACAGACGCATGAACTCGCCGATGTAGATATCCGCGATCCGTGTGTTACCACGCACGACAATCATGTTCTCGTCGTTCTTTAGAGTTGAGGCGTCGCTGAAGTTGGCCGAGCCGACGATGACGATTGGATCGTCGCTGAGCGGGTCAACGAGCATGAATTTGTTGTGGACGTAGCGTACGTTCGAATTCAAACCGGTTAGTCGCTCCTTGAGCCATCCGTCGATCATGCTCGTACGGATGAACTCCCCGACAGCGAAGACATTATCCGGCATGTTTCGCAGGTGCTGGATTTCCTGCTCCTCGGCATCCCTTTCAGGTCCGTCCTCCATCGGACGCGTCTTCTTCTCCATAAGCGCAAATCGGAGAGGAGCTGTCCCGGTCCGGTAGACATCCTTGAAGACATCGTGCATCCCGAAGGCGAATGTCATGAATAAGCTTTCAGTTGCGTCCCTGGCGCGATCCGCGTACCAGTTCAGGGCATCGAGGTTGCGGCGCGGGCTGAACAGTACCGTTGTCCCGACGGAAGGCTCCCCTCCGGGGAGCGGGGTCAAGGCCTCGACGCTTGTCTTGAGCGATGCAGCGGTCGGATCACTGGCAAGGAGTTTCCAGTAATCGAGGAAAACTTGCGAAACCGCCTGGTCCTCGACCACATGGGCCACGTTCGAGTGCCCGAAGATCCCTCCCTCGGAGAAGTTGGTGCCGCCGGTCCAAACTGACTGTGGCTGATCTTGATGAAGCTTTACGATGAACTTGTTATGTGAGATATACGACTTCGGCTGGGTTCGCTGGAAGCTGACCCCAGAGGCGTCGAGGCCTTTTGCCTGCACTGCTGCAATGTTCTTGGTCCGAGGATTCTCCTTCCGGGCGTCGTAGACGATCTGCACGTCCACACCCGAGTCAAGGACCTCCTTTACCACGTCGAGGAAACGGCCGTAGGAAAACTCGTACGCTGCGATGCGCAGCGCATCGACGCCGGGCCTGCAGGATCGGAGGAAAGCTTCGAGGGCTTCATTCAGCCCACGCGAGAGCCAATCGAATGCCTTGCGGTTGGGAACCTTGTCCGGCGCTCTGTCGCCAAAGCGGCGAACGTAGGCTTGCGATCCAGCGACGCCACGGTTGAAGTAGACGTCGTGATCGCCGGTCGCGGGATCCTCCGTGGTGACAGAGACAGCTGTTTC
Above is a genomic segment from Synechococcus sp. MW101C3 containing:
- a CDS encoding HIT family protein, yielding MQASYGHRVAGCAFCSLEGSGRVLLENELAFCIADAYPVSEGHSLVILRRHGADGLELHQPEWNAVVDLLKLRREQLSAQDATISGWAGLLNARGGLNSDEAAGLTVF
- a CDS encoding type II toxin-antitoxin system RelE/ParE family toxin, which gives rise to MIRSFRCRDTQALFEGKPGRRFGSFARVAFRKLAILDAAACLNDLQVPPGNRLEPLRGNRHGQHSIRINDQFRLCFIWTEAGPEEVEIVDYH
- a CDS encoding HigA family addiction module antitoxin — translated: MTTTDVMLVPPGEVLLEEFLKPMGISQYRLALAISVPESRINAIVKGRRAITADTDLRLCCFFGLSEGFWLRMQASHDLKLAKQALETVLPAIVPIQPMA
- a CDS encoding HNH endonuclease produces the protein MAAWLACVPPLASATPVTPPPGCPQAPAPAQDIARQILESACWAGFTFNGITACGDGHDSLIGGDELSDGERDALLELCRQRLDAFREQRGEEVFAHRSSHRTPISGSVNYRVHRCARGRCECCGAHEHQRALEVDHIVPKNQGASDAISNLQALCFRCNAGKRDGCLPTQEGAPTSAACRPATATA
- a CDS encoding phospholipase D-like domain-containing protein, yielding MLLGFDLPEGDCDGLLGFSIHRFDLTENEAGYLTAMKAFAETDPGFPTGSPYSTFDHPIQSFQWADYSAKPGHQYVYTVTARKGVPQALSFFAETAVSVTTEDPATGDHDVYFNRGVAGSQAYVRRFGDRAPDKVPNRKAFDWLSRGLNEALEAFLRSCRPGVDALRIAAYEFSYGRFLDVVKEVLDSGVDVQIVYDARKENPRTKNIAAVQAKGLDASGVSFQRTQPKSYISHNKFIVKLHQDQPQSVWTGGTNFSEGGIFGHSNVAHVVEDQAVSQVFLDYWKLLASDPTAASLKTSVEALTPLPGGEPSVGTTVLFSPRRNLDALNWYADRARDATESLFMTFAFGMHDVFKDVYRTGTAPLRFALMEKKTRPMEDGPERDAEEQEIQHLRNMPDNVFAVGEFIRTSMIDGWLKERLTGLNSNVRYVHNKFMLVDPLSDDPIVIVGSANFSDASTLKNDENMIVVRGNTRIADIYIGEFMRLYSHHAFRESLQLRDASDPPKPLRTDDWWRDSFGNTPRSARRKHFARTQ